A window of Methanolobus sediminis contains these coding sequences:
- a CDS encoding S8 family serine peptidase has translation MAPASAVSSDNEKIPVLIQFKNKPDAQLVKANGGSIKYEYDIVPAIAAELPQKAIDALSKNPNVELIEQDGIAQITGETIPWGIDRVNAPDTQALGFDGNGIKVAIIDTGVDYTHPDLAANYLGGYDYVNGDNNPMDDNSHGTHVAGTILGIDNEIGVLGVAPNTGFYALKAADSTGYCSYSDIIASINWAVNNNADVITMSLGGSYSSTLKAACDNAYASGVVVVAAAGNTGGSVIYPAGFDSVIAVAATDSSNNRASWSSYGPQVELSAPGVSIYSTMPGSSYGYKSGTSMATPHVTGVVALLLNTDVSGTNLDLDKDGKWDPAEVRARLQSTATDLGATGKDDYYGYGLVNAYAAVSNLGQAPATEEPATDPATETPVTDPATETPASDVVSMHFSELAVDTTYTVKANKHVFAYATATATVVDADGNPVSGATVSGDWSGLVSGSVSAVTNSNGEATFQSSQLKNPLGNFIFTLSGVTLNGYVYDSSQDCDLTASAAFTVSLK, from the coding sequence GTGGCACCGGCAAGTGCTGTATCGTCCGATAATGAAAAAATTCCTGTCCTTATTCAATTCAAAAACAAACCCGATGCTCAGCTTGTAAAGGCAAACGGTGGCAGCATAAAATACGAATATGATATCGTTCCTGCTATTGCTGCTGAACTTCCTCAGAAGGCCATCGATGCCCTTTCAAAGAACCCGAATGTAGAACTTATCGAGCAGGATGGAATCGCTCAGATCACAGGAGAAACGATTCCGTGGGGAATTGACAGAGTAAATGCACCTGATACCCAGGCTCTTGGTTTTGATGGCAATGGAATTAAAGTTGCTATCATTGATACAGGTGTAGACTACACCCATCCAGACCTTGCAGCAAATTACCTTGGCGGATATGACTACGTTAACGGCGACAACAATCCAATGGATGATAACAGCCACGGAACGCATGTTGCTGGTACTATCCTTGGGATTGACAACGAGATAGGAGTGCTTGGAGTTGCTCCTAATACAGGTTTCTATGCTCTTAAGGCAGCAGATTCAACCGGATACTGCTCATACAGTGACATAATCGCATCCATCAACTGGGCAGTGAACAACAATGCAGATGTAATTACAATGAGTCTTGGTGGTTCATATTCCTCAACACTCAAAGCAGCATGTGATAATGCATATGCAAGTGGTGTTGTAGTAGTTGCAGCAGCAGGTAATACCGGTGGTTCTGTGATATATCCTGCAGGATTTGATTCGGTTATCGCTGTAGCTGCAACAGATTCTAGCAACAACAGAGCTTCATGGTCATCATATGGTCCACAGGTAGAACTGTCAGCTCCTGGTGTATCAATATACTCAACAATGCCCGGTTCCTCATATGGCTATAAGAGTGGTACCAGCATGGCCACACCTCATGTGACCGGTGTAGTAGCACTCCTTCTTAACACAGATGTTTCAGGAACAAACCTTGATCTTGACAAAGACGGAAAATGGGACCCTGCAGAGGTTCGTGCAAGACTCCAGAGCACAGCTACAGATCTTGGTGCAACAGGCAAGGATGACTATTATGGATACGGACTTGTGAATGCATATGCTGCAGTTTCAAACCTTGGCCAGGCACCTGCAACAGAGGAGCCTGCAACAGACCCTGCTACCGAGACACCTGTAACAGACCCTGCTACCGAGACACCTGCTAGTGATGTAGTTTCCATGCATTTCAGTGAACTTGCGGTAGACACAACTTACACTGTAAAGGCAAACAAACATGTATTTGCATACGCAACTGCAACAGCTACAGTAGTTGACGCAGATGGTAATCCTGTATCCGGCGCAACGGTTTCAGGTGACTGGAGCGGTCTTGTATCAGGAAGTGTATCTGCTGTGACTAATTCAAACGGCGAGGCTACATTCCAGTCCTCCCAGTTGAAGAATCCCCTGGGTAATTTCATTTTCACATTGAGTGGTGTCACACTTAATGGTTATGTGTATGATTCCAGTCAGGACTGTGATTTGACTGCAAGTGCTGCTTTTACAGTTTCCTTGAAGTAG
- a CDS encoding secondary thiamine-phosphate synthase enzyme YjbQ: MQIKTGKRIELIDITDDVRKYVASSGIQNGICLISTKHTTTSIIVNENESGLVSDILDLLEKLVPAHAGYAHDRIDNNADAHLKAVLLGSSETIPVIGGSLQLGTWQSIFLAEMDGPRTREVTVTVISSQ; encoded by the coding sequence ATGCAAATAAAAACTGGAAAAAGGATAGAACTGATCGATATCACGGATGATGTAAGAAAATATGTAGCTTCCAGTGGAATACAAAATGGCATCTGTCTAATAAGTACAAAGCACACAACAACATCCATCATCGTTAATGAGAATGAATCCGGCCTTGTATCTGACATACTTGATTTGCTGGAGAAACTCGTCCCTGCACATGCCGGTTATGCCCATGACCGAATTGACAACAATGCTGATGCCCATTTAAAGGCAGTATTGCTTGGCAGCAGTGAAACCATTCCGGTCATAGGTGGCAGTTTACAGCTTGGAACCTGGCAGAGTATTTTCCTTGCAGAAATGGATGGTCCAAGGACAAGAGAGGTCACGGTTACTGTGATAAGTAGTCAATAG
- a CDS encoding helix-turn-helix domain-containing protein has translation MADDEQKVLDALKDAGKPMRPGEIAEATGLESKEVSKILKALKSADAVCTPKRCFYAHADYEKSE, from the coding sequence ATGGCAGATGATGAACAGAAAGTACTCGACGCACTTAAAGACGCAGGAAAGCCAATGAGACCAGGAGAGATTGCTGAAGCTACCGGTCTTGAAAGCAAAGAGGTCAGTAAGATTCTCAAAGCACTCAAGAGCGCAGATGCAGTCTGTACTCCAAAAAGATGCTTCTATGCACACGCTGACTACGAAAAGTCAGAATAA
- a CDS encoding HIT family protein, producing MDCLFCKIVAGEIPSHKVYEDDFVYAFLDIYPCAEGHTIVLPKKHFEKFTDMSDDEAASLFASVNKVAKTVGKTLELEGMNIGINNGELAGQTVPHVHVHIIPRRAGDGEGNMHTIVELHPSTENIAELAEKLRNSF from the coding sequence ATGGATTGTCTATTCTGTAAGATCGTTGCCGGTGAGATTCCCTCACATAAGGTCTATGAAGATGATTTTGTTTATGCATTTCTGGATATCTATCCCTGTGCAGAGGGACACACAATTGTGCTTCCGAAAAAGCATTTTGAAAAATTCACTGACATGAGTGATGATGAAGCTGCCAGCCTGTTTGCTTCAGTTAATAAGGTCGCAAAGACAGTTGGAAAAACGCTGGAACTTGAAGGCATGAATATCGGCATCAACAACGGAGAGCTTGCCGGGCAGACTGTGCCACATGTGCACGTTCACATAATCCCAAGGCGTGCAGGTGATGGGGAAGGTAACATGCACACCATTGTAGAGCTACACCCATCCACAGAGAACATTGCTGAACTTGCTGAAAAGCTCAGGAACTCATTTTAA